tcCCTGGTTAGATCAGTTAGTAgcggtagccagacaccatctagttcttctggtctctggtgaGAGGAAGCTGTGGTTTGGGCTATTTAGTCCCacggactagtttcttctttgagcctttgatttccttcattctgttttgcttcatacaagtagagaccaatagttgtatcttagacggctgctcacaagcttttaaaacccccgacactactcaccaatctaggatgtagaatattaccATTgtcaactatgttatgccaattgaccaagttgtcccgagatatttatattcttttattattttttgtactaAGGGCAGGGATGGATCTTATTCCTACATCTTCTGATATTAGAGATATGGTCCTCAATAAACGTGTGGAATGAATTTACATCCCGGGTAGGTGCTTTGAATTTATGTTGATAATTTAAGAATGATGGTGAAGATTACAtacatgtaaacacacacacttgATTCTCTATTACTTCTTCATATATAACTCTAACTATAGAAGTTTCTCCCATTCAGATTGACTCCAAGCTGAATTATTAAGAACCTTCTGATCTTTGCCACATCCTTCAGCCTTCTTGCTACTACCAGAGCATCAAGCACAATACTGTGCAAATGCTGATTGAATAAATGAGCAAGAATAACCGGGGCAGATGACAGCATTTCAGTAACAATGAAGTTTCAGGTTCTGGTGATGGCAAAACAACTTCTGGAATGACTGAAGGTAAACTGTGTATCTTCTCAAGTTATAGTTTAATTTTGGATAATGAAACCACCCCATCAAACTCCTTAGATCATTTTCAGAACTTGCCTTTTCAagcttttaatattaaaaatttctAAATTCACTCTATTTCCTAAGCCAATGATCTACTGAATTAAGTGAACATTTTAATTCTtagtgtaaatatttacagccatCACTACTTTAATCATAGAACTATTAGCATCAATtattaaatacaccaataaaatcAGAGGCTTGGAATGGGAGCAGGGATCTAACAGTCAGACTTaaattttatgttttcctttgtgattagtaaaatacatagatatacatacatttttctttttcaaatcacaaaggaaaaaaaatttttgttttgcagGAAAAACCATAGGAAACGAGAAAAAAGGGAAGAGCTAATACATAAGAAGGCGTGTTATTTCAGcatgttttaatatttaaaattttacagaCACCCAAATGGCCTAATTCTATAGTAAATGTGGAAACATAAGAACCCCTTTCAGGTAGCACTTTGGGGACATGCCTCCCTTCCATGGCTGCCTTTACAGATGACCtgtaaagaacactgaacacaaaGAACTGAGGAATTTGACTTTGTACTCTTTGGCCATGATCCCAGAATGCACACTCATCTACAAAACTGGAGGTGAACAAACAGAATTTGGCTTTTTGGTTCTATAAATCCATTAATTCAGTCAAATTTCTAGTCAAAAACTGGAATACTATTTTTTTAAGAAGTTATCTAGAAATACGGTAAGAAGCTACCTGGATTTCgtactcatttattcaacaaatatatattgaaggTCTATTGTGTGTTACTGGGGTTATAAGGATGAAGACAAGGTCCCTGCTTTCCAGGAGTGAGGATGGCAGACATTAAAGCAATGAATGCCAAGCGGCTACTTTTATCACAGCTGTCAAGGAGTGCTACGAAGGAGAATCCTCTTCCGTATTCTCACTTTGTGTGACCACGGCAGCACGATGCTGGCTGGGCCCGGCCAGGAGGGCATTACGCAGGATGGAATGAGAACCTGTGATGGACCATGACAACTCAGAGAGCATTTGGGAAGGCTTTGAGGTACCTCCAACTTTCCAGGAACTAAAAGAAAAGCAGAGCACAACGAGCAAGGGGAGAGCAGGCTGAAGTGCCACAATGATTTTAGACTTTACCCTAAAGGTTCACCAGATCACACAAGAGCTTTTAAGGTCACACTAGGATGTGGGTTTTGGAGTTGGAAGAGATTTAGTGGTTCATTAGTTTAGGTCCTTTATTGGGTTTAAAAAATCAGGCCACAGGTAATTCAGTAAATTAGTATCTGGATGTGATTTAGGGAATTCCTTTGGTACAAAACATGAACAGTTTTAGGTTGTTCTGTTTTGAAAGTGGAGCTCGTGAATATATTCACTAACTGAGCATCATCTACGTACAAAGCAATGCCCTTTGCACATGACTTACTTCCCCCTGAAAGCCAAGGCCTTTGTAAACTGAcagggaaaggggaagtgtgaCTGTACAGGGCACAGGCATGACTGGCAAAGGTGCCATTTTAGAGGGGAAATACAGGTTTCTGAGAGCCTTTAGCAGCTTTCTAGGAATACCCTCACTGCCCTCTCCACCTGATAACTAACACATTTCAATGCAGGCCCACTCTTGTCAACTGCAGGCACTAACTCCATGGGATGAGGTTTAACTGTATCTATAATTGGGATGTGGAAGGGTATACAACCAGTGGTGTCTCAAGTAAGATAATGGATATGAAGAGCTAATAAATACAGAAGCTACAGTTTATTCAGAATGAAGGATATTCTGAAATACCACAAAGTAAAACCCTGAGAATCAGCTGAGCCATAAATTTTGCTTTACCATGGAATTTAAATAATTcctctgtaattaaaaaaaaaaaaacagaaaacacttcATAATCAACTGAAGGTATCTACATTCactttttattctaaaaaaattcatgtttttaaacattttgcaCAATCAGCCACTATGAACCAatgcctcaattaaaaaaaaaaatctggggaaAACTGGGTCAAGGGTACACAGGACCTCTCTGTTGTACCTTTGCAACGTCCTGTGAAatctaaaattattaaaaaataaaatgctttaaaaaaagtgTGTCTGGCATGTATAAACAGGCTCCAAATACATTAACCCGAACACAGATAACTTGGTCAAAATTTGGTGGTGGATGAAAAGCAAAAGGTTAAAACAATGAACTCTATGGTGGAATTTTATAACATAAGTAAGGTAGAACCATGGAAAAAGGATTTAAAACAAAGTTTAAGTACTAGCTCTGTCACCTACCTGCTGGGTGACCTGGGACATATCTCTTACCTGTAGCACCCTACACGAATGCTAGCTATTCTTAACCCAAATTTCCCAGCCACAATTCTTTTTTGTAAAGGACTGTCTTCTTCATTTATATCACGCATCCTTTCAACGGGACGAGCACACACCTTAAAAATGGTATTCAAACAAAGAAATACAGCAACTCAGTTTATTACACGCAGATTCTTCTGCATTGTTGCTAACAGTTCACTGGTCCAAAATtactaaaatacttaaaaaactaTACATTATGTAAACAAAACATAAATAAGACAGCATAGTTCTTTGTACATATAGTTTAGTACAGGTTTTTAGGGATTTAGGAATATGTACAATTTTACACCATGGACTGCATTTTCACaatgcataaatatatatgtatatttttacagaaacaaaaataagatTTCACTAATGACACAGAATACCATAGCGCAGAAATGCTGCAATTGTCCAAATCCAGGAAGAAACATGTCAATGCAAGTGTGCAAAAGGCTAGCTTACTCTAAACCAGTCAAATTTGACTTTGTTCAATGTATGTTATACAGACAGGTAAATCTTGACCCTCTATAAACAACCTTTGAAAACATACTCATACCAATGAGCAAAACgcaacagatttttttctctCCCCAAGCAAACAAAACCTTGCTGCAAGCTAATGAAAGGACACATTAAaaaagagagggggaaaaaaaaaaccacaactaTGTATAGTATGTTTTCAACAGTATAATAAACAGTTAAAATTCTTCTGGGAGTCAAAACAATGCCCCATTATTTAAAAACTGGCTCGTTTCATCTAAATTCAAGATGCAGCTGCGTCAGGCTTCTCTAAACCAGACGACTGAAACGCAGGGAAGACAGAGGCAGGGTTTCGACTGGCAGATACAACAATTTGAGAGAGGGACGGAGAGAGTGAAGAAACTTTAGACACTGGAGTATTTATGGTATTTAAAATGGCTCCTTCTGGGCTGACCAACAATTTCTTGACAGCTGTGTCCAAGTGAAACACCGAAGTACTACCTGGCAGTGGGGCATCGCTAGAGCAAACGGCAGAAACCAAAGATGTTTTAGCCAGAAGAGCAGCTGGAGGAGACTTAATCACTGACGTCACCGACACCGCTGGTGCCGGAAGGGGGACAGACGCTTTAGCAGTTGTGTTTACTATCTGTGCTGTTGTATGTACTGTGGGTAGAGAACTTGCATTTCCAAGAGAGTTTATAATTTTTGTAGAGCTTTTTAGGGGATGTTTTACAGGTTGACCACTTAAAGAATTATTCGCTACTAGTGTGATCTTCTGGGCAGGGTTATCTACCGGTGTAGGCGGGATGCCTTGGCCACTGTTCAGAACTAAGGGAGGTCCATATTTTGAGTTAGTAGATATAAGAAGAACATGGCTGCCGGCTCCAAGACCTTGTGGTGGAACAATAAACCGGGTTCCGTTAATCATGATCTGAGTACCAGGTGCCAAAGGTGTACTGGTGTTGATGACGATTTTTTGCTGAATACAGGCTTCACTGAACTGAGCCCCTGCCAGACTGATTAGATTTGATGGTGTTGCAGCAGTGTGAACGGCAGAGCCACAGGGAGCAGAATTGTAACTGGGGGTTGATTTTACTGAAGAAGGAGACGTTTGCTGGTTTGGCAGAGCAGCAAAATTGGAAATATTAATTATTTTACCTGGACTCGGTGAAAGGGATGGCGATTCAGCTTGAGGTTTATTTGTGTTTCCATGTGTTGGCACTGCAGTTGAAACCCCTGGGGACCGAAACTGGACAGAGGTCCGAGGTTGCCTTTTAGAGACAGAGACAACATGTGCGGTTCTTGGTGCCGCTGCCAGATGGGGAACTGGGCTGATTATGGTAGGGGATGTGGTCACAGGTGTAGGCAAGGCCACAGTAACCGGGGTTTGCAAAGCTGATGGCAGACGCTGAGGAGACACGGCTGGTTGTGCGGCTGAAATCAGAACAGATGATGCCAGATGTCCTGTTTTCACAGTTGACATTGCCACAGTGTTGCTGAGACTCGACGTGCAAAGTCTGTTTGACAAAATAGGCATCATTCTTGACGAGGTATCATCTCCACCGACCAAAACAGGAGGTCGTGTCCCAACAGAAGCACAGGTGGAGGTCACTGAAAGAGAACCCAAAGGTACATTTGCTCCTGTTACTGAAAACACGTTTACTGCTCTTGCTGCAGAACCCACAGACTCATCGACAGGCGTGGTGTTTTGACTCACAAGATTGGAGCTTACTGGAACTGAATTACCACTTGTTGACAACGGCAAAACATAGCCCTTgctacttttttcttctccttttggggTGACATTTTGCAATATGTTAATTGATGGTACAGCTGGCACACTGCCCGAAGTATTTACAATTGCTTGACCTATGTTTAGTCCAATTTTCACATCCTTTATCTGAGACACAGTTGGTGATGGGTTTATTTTTATTGGTGCTCCCACGGTAGAGGGAATCAGCACTATCTGGGGTTGCTCTGGAGTCTTAACATACGTTTTATTCAAGGAAGGAGGCAGAGTTTGTTTTAATGATTCCCCAACAACAGATGGGGCTGAAGTGCCACTGGGAACTGGAGCATTAATAAAAACTAGTTTCTGGGCAGAAAGGCCTGTAGATGTCGATGCAGGTGGCACAGTGACTGCGCTTCCACTGCCTGAAGAAAGAACAGAGGGAGCGGACACCAGCATGAGCTTCGGAAGTGGAGTCCCGCTGATCACATCTCCATTTGTCGTGGCTGTTGCTTCAGACTGTGTAACAGGGTAACTTTTTGGGATGTAATCTACTTGTTGCTGTTTAGTTGGGGTATGAATAACATTTGTGTTGGTTTGTCCAAAATTTCCTGTTGCTATGCTAATTACGCTAACAGAACTATTTGTTGTTGATGGTAGTAGAGGGCTAGACGAAACGGAGGACTTCAAAGGAGAAGAGGACATGGGTGATGTTTTACTTATCAAGTGGCCCAAATTACCACTGCAAGAGGATTGGCCTAATGTAAGTTTGAGATTTTTTCCCACAGATGGATTAAAGCCGGTTGGAATGGAAACAGAAGTCGGTGTTTGGCCAAAGCGTGGGAGACTAGATGAAGCAGTTGTTCCAGCTACTGGTGAAAAAGCAGAGGATGAGGAAGTTGTCGATTTTGGCACCAGGAATGCCTGAAGCTGAGGAGCAAAAGTAAAAACTGAACTTGAAGGTAAACTGTTGGGTGAGTTTTGGTCTGGACTGGTCTGTACTTTCACAACTCCGGTGTTCCCACCTCGTGTCCTAACAAGAATTGACTGTGAATCTCTTATACACACAGTCTTCAGTTCTTGCTTTACTTCAGAAGAATCAGCAGTTTGTTGTGCAAAGCAGTTGAGGGAACTTCCAGGATTTGCAGATTCACTTAGTGTCGTTGCCGATAACAGAGGCTGAACTGTTGAGGAAACGGTGGGTGAAGCAACGGCCTGGGGGAATGTGGCTGTTGAAACTGCATTCTTGGGTCTTCCTGCCTCACTCTGGCTAGTCTTAACTGGTGgtgttaaaaaattatttacgGACCTTATAGGTGACAAAGGCTGTGGTCTAGCACTACTCACATTTGACAACGGTGCAATCGTCTTATTGAAAACTGTACTAGGTAGCTGGGTCGAAACAGTTCCTGTTGAGTTGACAAGAACTGACGCTAAAGAAGAGTTTACATGTGCTGTCTGTGGGAGAGATGAACAAAGCTGCTCtgtacccttttggtgaagtgaGGGTATTTCTTTCCCAACTGCTTTTCCTTCCTTGTGCTGAATCACAAAATTCTTGGGCAGAATGAGAACCTGCTGCAGGACTTTTTCTCCTGTTTTGGGATCCACCATAGGCTGCATCTGAATCTTCACAGAGCTGTTATGGAGCTCTATTGGCAACCACTGGCCACAGGGCACTTTGTATACCATCTGCAAAGGGCCTTTTTTACTGGCATGGCAGGCCGATGCTGGCTTTATGGAGCTTGCTTCTGGAGGAGACAGCGCTCGCTTTTCCACGGCAGGAGCCTTCGTGGAAGGAGGCAGCTGGTTTGTTAAGGTCACTTTGTTCCCAATATTCTTTGCAAGCAAGGCCTGAATAGGTTTGGTCCCTTTCTGGAGAGTAGACACTGGTGTTGAATCCACTGAGGCAAATGACTCTGGAAACGGTGGCTCTGTATGCTTCGATTCATTCAAACAATCAATCTGCATGTCACCTTCTAAATTCACAACTGCCGTCTCATTTGTGCTTAACTTTGCTTTCTTCCTTGGGGAAAGCTCTTTTGTGCTATCATCCAGATAACTAGCTTGTTTGGACTGCCGTTTAAGTGTTTTAGGCAGTGTCTTCAGTACATCTTTAGAAGGCAATTCCTTTTTCAATAGCTTGTTTCTGCCCATAGGAAAATCTATTTCTGACAATTTCATATCATctgaaaatcataaaaacaagcattctggttatataaAACAGCAACTGAATAGCAGTAGTAAGACCtaccaattataaaaaaaaaaaatgaagtcaatCTCTGAGCtgacaatttattaaaaaatctaCCCTAGGCTGATTCTAAAGCCTCAGCAACACTGATAGAGATACAAGTAAGGTGACCTTTGACACAGTAATCCTGATATCATAAGTAACCTATTATTAATGAGAAACCTGTTTTTGCTCCAAGTCTGCTAATTCTGTTGTCAGTGTAAGTGCAAAAGaaaattttacctttttaaagGGATATCAAGCTAGCAATTAGGGCTCAGAATTAAGATTTGAAAAGAATAGTCTAGTTTTTTCCCTTGGATAGGAAAACACTGACACCAAAGACAGAGGTTCTCCATTCCATTCTATTTTTAGAGAATTAAAGCACAAAAATGCcatctttttctggtttttaatCATCCTTACGGTACAAAAATTTATGTTCATATCTGGTCAAACAGGGTTGATGACAAGCCATTCTTTTTCAATTCACCAAAGACATGGAAAACAACAGGTTAATAGACTTTAAATCGCAAACTTTAACCCCTTATATAACTAAAGAAAGTTATGAAACTAGATTTATAGAATAATATAATCTGATGAGTTAAAATGAATTACAGACAAACTGACCCGGCCTATTATCTTCATCAGAATGATGTGTCCACTCTGGTCTCATTCAGCCATCATCTCGGGTCActcattaaacaacaacaacaacaaaaaactcccaaacgTCACAGTATTAGGGACTTGCCAAGTTTCATTTAAAGCAAACTTCAGAAGTAGTATTCAAAACTAGAATAATAAAAAGAAGGGGATGGACAACTTAAGGGATTACAGATCAAGGCTGTGAGATCTATGGTAAGCAGTGATGTGCCCACAGTCAGGCACTGGCTCCAGAAACAACTATAAAAAGTAATAATGACTCCAAGAAACGTCTTGTACAGATGTAGTACTCCTTCAAAACCTCTTTCCCCGATCAATACACTTCATTGACTAGATTATCCTTTACCTCCACAGAACAAATGGAAACTTTTCTTTGTGCTTTTAATGTTGACTAAAAATAGTTTAATGCTTACCTGAATCAAGATGATCTTTCTCCAGGATATCTAGAGATTCTGTTGGGTCTACAGACCTGCCGGCTTCTATTTGAGGAGAGTCTTTTCCAGGGTCTCCTTCACCTTCTTCAGTAGTCCACAGTTCTCTGGTAAATTTATCATGATCAGGCTGTCTTCTGAAATCATCGTAGTCTTTCTTTAGGCGGCTCCTAAAATTAAATGCCCAATATGACAAACAATACACTTGTATTAAACTCTTGAAAGCTAACGTAACTTTCAACATTTTTACCTatatactaaaatatttttaattaagtcACTAAAACTATGCTTTAATCTCAAAGGTGCCTAAGATGCTCAGTTCAATCTTGCCAATGACAGACTAGTCTCTCAATAAGACAAAATCTAGGATAAAGGCATAAGAAGCTTAAAAtgattatttctgaaattttagaaTAAAGTATTTGACCATATAGACCACTGTTTGTCTTTCTAAAGACTGCTGTTAAgacttaaaaaatgagaaaaaggtaatttttttcttgcctGCACTGACAGGAAAATTTTGAGATAGTCTTCCAATACAGTTTAAGAAgtcatttaataaaaaattaatcgAAGTCTTTTTTCACTGGGTTTTTAAGgaacagtacttttttttttttaccattacacaaaaatagtaataaataaaCCAACCCATCATTTAATCCTGGGAGTAATGATGGGTAAACTTTTGGGTCTCactagaaatacatttttttcaaatttaaaattattctaaTTATTCctatcaatatttttttaatcttatttttttttcttgttgagaatatatacagagcATATACCGCCAATTCaagagtttctacatgtacaattcactaacattgattacattcttcaagttgtgaaaccattctcacccttcttttctgagttattcttcccccattaacataaattcattgcaCCCTAAggcttctatctaatcttttgagtcgcTGTTGTCACTTtgtcccatgtagatagttcttaaaagagtataatgctcaaggcagacttttttctttactagggaagctaaactattgttttctttttaagaagacttcaggggattttttttttttttaactgtactttaagtgaaagtttacacatcaagtcagtctctcatacaaaaacttatatacaccttgctaggtactcctagttgctctccccctaatgaaacagcacactcctcctctccacctgtattcctgtgtccattcagccagctcctgtcacccctgccttctcatctcatctcgaAACAGGAGTTCCCCacacagtctcaggtgtctacttcagccaagaagctcacttctcaccagtgtcattttctgtctcatagtacagtccaatccctgtctgaagagttggctttgggaatggttctagtcttgggctaacagaaggtccggggaccacgatctctggggtccttctagtctcagtcagaccattaagtctggtctttttacgagaatttgaggtctgcatcccacttttttttttttttttccccactgttctcctgctccatcagggactctctgttgtgttccttgtcagggcagtcattggtcgtagcctggcaccatctagtttttctggtctcaggttaatgcagtctctggtttatgtggccctttctgtctcttgggctcataattaccttgtgcctttggtgttcttcattctcctttgctccaggtgggttgagaccaattgatgcatcttagatggccgcttgctagcgtttaagaccccagacgccactctccaaagtgggatgcagtatgtttccttaatagattttgttatgccaattgacctagatgtactcAGGGGACATTTCTGGCTtacagtttaaagattatctcaggacaatagcttCAGGGGCTTATCCAccctccctggctccagaaagtctgaagtccaagagaatttgagattctgttctgcattttctcccttttaattACGATTCTTCtgtagagtctttgatcaaaatgttcagtaatggtagtagtacagcaccattcagttcttctggcctcatggcaaagaaggcatttGCTCATGGCGACAATTAACTacacattctatttcctcctcctattcctgactctccttcttcctcttagAAATATTTTTGATTTAGTGGTGGGGAAAGAAAGCTGAGAAGTGATCTAACTTTCACAGAGATCCTTTTCACATAAAAAGATAATAGATACATTTTTGAGAAATTATGGAGAGATGGGAACATTTCCGaattatttacatagcattttcaGAGATCCCTTATCTTCTGATTTCAACTGAGTTTCTCTACTTCATCCTTAACCTTTAACCCaagcttcttttgttttttaaaaaatctgaacatACGCTCTCCAATTTATTTGTGAACATTTAAATCCCACCTCTGACATTACTAGCTGTAAGACTTTGGGTAAGTTTCTTAACCTTCCTAAGCATCAGTttacttatctataaaatggggataacaatagtaCTTATTCCACAGTATGTGTGGCATAtaaatattcaacaaatattagttAATAGTTATTCTTAATTACTTACAGTTACTTA
The sequence above is drawn from the Elephas maximus indicus isolate mEleMax1 chromosome 9, mEleMax1 primary haplotype, whole genome shotgun sequence genome and encodes:
- the KIAA2026 gene encoding uncharacterized protein KIAA2026 homolog isoform X4 — encoded protein: MVQVLRQEEQLRAKEEKRLREQERKEAEEASQKEIEEWERKLLAQAAPTCMETMWEIPAIGHFLCLAQQILNLPEIVFYELERCLLMPQCNAFLSKIMTSLLSPPHRRPTLHRRPTLPYRTWEAALRQKVQQWYTAVGQTENPDSCAEKLGLCPQFFKVLGEVNPLEEKPFHELPFYQKVWLLKGLCDFVYETQKEVQDAVLGQPIHECREVILGYDYLENAYVHFPQFCGADVRIYKQRPFQAPEFPIPPIKIQRVPRIKLEKLKCDYVNTSNGEHRGSREGLSLAFKKEQGINFDPAGCPAKMSLDNHDISVEMEVKSNCEIRIRRPCEIKKTDCCKENLEKPGSPGEVTGFGEPLSPGEIRFIENQEKFSDASRVKLEPSPLKENALKSCQIHVNGSHSDYPEMNCHRVVRDLLLEQSLQSHKKLKLTKMRAKKKKKKKKKLKDVLNENLQRKREGLHSLAFKSYKPEIQNKLLIIKKKAKHKKHKSGKKSISKKAITKKRKSVTKSPTVPEFQLICTNLDELRELITKIENELKDLENSRKKSGKWYHRRQAVKELHSTLIRLLNELLPWEPKLMKAFQRNRSRLKKDYDDFRRQPDHDKFTRELWTTEEGEGDPGKDSPQIEAGRSVDPTESLDILEKDHLDSDDMKLSEIDFPMGRNKLLKKELPSKDVLKTLPKTLKRQSKQASYLDDSTKELSPRKKAKLSTNETAVVNLEGDMQIDCLNESKHTEPPFPESFASVDSTPVSTLQKGTKPIQALLAKNIGNKVTLTNQLPPSTKAPAVEKRALSPPEASSIKPASACHASKKGPLQMVYKVPCGQWLPIELHNSSVKIQMQPMVDPKTGEKVLQQVLILPKNFVIQHKEGKAVGKEIPSLHQKGTEQLCSSLPQTAHVNSSLASVLVNSTGTVSTQLPSTVFNKTIAPLSNVSSARPQPLSPIRSVNNFLTPPVKTSQSEAGRPKNAVSTATFPQAVASPTVSSTVQPLLSATTLSESANPGSSLNCFAQQTADSSEVKQELKTVCIRDSQSILVRTRGGNTGVVKVQTSPDQNSPNSLPSSSVFTFAPQLQAFLVPKSTTSSSSAFSPVAGTTASSSLPRFGQTPTSVSIPTGFNPSVGKNLKLTLGQSSCSGNLGHLISKTSPMSSSPLKSSVSSSPLLPSTTNSSVSVISIATGNFGQTNTNVIHTPTKQQQVDYIPKSYPVTQSEATATTNGDVISGTPLPKLMLVSAPSVLSSGSGSAVTVPPASTSTGLSAQKLVFINAPVPSGTSAPSVVGESLKQTLPPSLNKTYVKTPEQPQIVLIPSTVGAPIKINPSPTVSQIKDVKIGLNIGQAIVNTSGSVPAVPSINILQNVTPKGEEKSSKGYVLPLSTSGNSVPVSSNLVSQNTTPVDESVGSAARAVNVFSVTGANVPLGSLSVTSTCASVGTRPPVLVGGDDTSSRMMPILSNRLCTSSLSNTVAMSTVKTGHLASSVLISAAQPAVSPQRLPSALQTPVTVALPTPVTTSPTIISPVPHLAAAPRTAHVVSVSKRQPRTSVQFRSPGVSTAVPTHGNTNKPQAESPSLSPSPGKIINISNFAALPNQQTSPSSVKSTPSYNSAPCGSAVHTAATPSNLISLAGAQFSEACIQQKIVINTSTPLAPGTQIMINGTRFIVPPQGLGAGSHVLLISTNSKYGPPLVLNSGQGIPPTPVDNPAQKITLVANNSLSGQPVKHPLKSSTKIINSLGNASSLPTVHTTAQIVNTTAKASVPLPAPAVSVTSVIKSPPAALLAKTSLVSAVCSSDAPLPGSTSVFHLDTAVKKLLVSPEGAILNTINTPVSKVSSLSPSLSQIVVSASRNPASVFPAFQSSGLEKPDAAAS